A section of the Mesorhizobium loti genome encodes:
- a CDS encoding DUF3775 domain-containing protein yields MQRRLEKDWELSIGPDTVRLFILKAKALSAAVNEDYVDGAEHEIEFDGDTRDNHHHDGLAEESSENLTEEELRELINDLNVDEAAELIALAWVGRGDYDASEWSDAVTAARERANRRTAKYLLGMPLLADWLEEGLEAIGA; encoded by the coding sequence GTGCAGCGGCGGCTTGAAAAGGACTGGGAACTCTCGATCGGCCCCGATACCGTGCGCCTGTTCATCCTCAAGGCCAAGGCGCTGAGTGCCGCGGTCAACGAGGATTATGTCGATGGCGCCGAACACGAGATCGAGTTCGATGGCGACACGCGCGACAACCATCATCATGACGGCCTTGCCGAGGAAAGTTCGGAAAACCTGACCGAGGAGGAGTTGCGCGAACTGATCAACGACCTCAACGTCGACGAAGCCGCCGAGTTGATTGCACTGGCCTGGGTCGGGCGCGGCGACTACGACGCCTCGGAATGGTCCGACGCGGTGACCGCGGCGCGCGAACGCGCCAACAGGCGTACGGCAAAATACCTGCTTGGCATGCCGCTGCTCGCCGATTGGCTGGAGGAAGGCCTCGAAGCGATCGGCGCGTAA
- a CDS encoding tetratricopeptide repeat protein, producing the protein MHKRMLIQAATALVALQFFAVPVFAAGSSSGGSDQTVTQCKKGEVWDKKKKKCVAPQEGMLDDDSIYDAGHALAMAGRYDEAISVLTLAANKQDPRILNYLGYSHRHSGRVTVGLGYYEEALRIDPNYTLVREYLGEAHLQIGDLAGAQQQLMEIEKRTGKGSREYGMLSEQIEHFMRS; encoded by the coding sequence ATGCATAAAAGAATGCTGATCCAGGCCGCGACTGCCCTTGTCGCGCTGCAGTTCTTCGCTGTCCCGGTGTTCGCGGCGGGCAGCAGCAGTGGTGGCAGCGACCAGACCGTCACCCAGTGCAAGAAGGGAGAGGTGTGGGACAAGAAGAAGAAAAAATGCGTCGCCCCCCAGGAAGGCATGCTGGACGACGACAGCATCTATGATGCAGGCCATGCGCTGGCGATGGCCGGGCGCTATGACGAGGCGATCTCGGTGCTCACCCTTGCCGCCAACAAGCAGGATCCGCGCATTCTCAACTATCTCGGCTATTCGCACCGCCATTCCGGACGTGTCACCGTGGGCCTCGGCTATTACGAGGAAGCGTTGCGCATCGACCCGAACTACACGCTGGTGCGTGAATATCTCGGCGAGGCGCACCTGCAGATCGGCGATCTCGCCGGCGCACAGCAGCAGCTGATGGAAATCGAGAAGCGCACCGGCAAGGGATCGCGCGAATACGGCATGCTGTCCGAGCAGATCGAGCATTTCATGCGGAGCTGA
- the greA gene encoding transcription elongation factor GreA: MNKVPMTGEGFASLKEELRWRQQEERPRIIEAISEARSHGDLSENAEYHAAKEAQSLNEGRVNELEDLIARAEVIDVTKLSGDKVKFGATVVLVDEDTEEKKTYQIVGDQEADVKSGRISISSPIARALIGKEVGDAIEVNAPGGARGYEIVQVQFI, from the coding sequence ATGAACAAGGTCCCGATGACAGGCGAGGGGTTCGCGTCATTGAAGGAAGAACTGCGTTGGCGCCAGCAGGAAGAGCGGCCGCGCATCATCGAGGCGATCTCGGAAGCGCGCTCGCACGGCGACCTGTCCGAAAATGCCGAATATCATGCCGCGAAAGAGGCGCAGAGCCTCAATGAGGGCCGCGTCAACGAACTCGAGGACCTGATCGCGCGCGCCGAAGTCATCGACGTCACCAAGCTCAGCGGCGACAAGGTCAAGTTCGGCGCCACGGTGGTGCTGGTCGACGAGGACACCGAGGAAAAGAAGACCTACCAGATCGTCGGCGACCAGGAAGCCGACGTGAAGTCCGGCCGTATCTCGATCTCCTCGCCGATCGCGCGTGCGCTGATCGGCAAGGAAGTCGGCGACGCCATCGAGGTCAATGCGCCTGGCGGTGCCAGGGGCTATGAGATCGTCCAGGTGCAGTTCATCTAG
- the waaC gene encoding lipopolysaccharide heptosyltransferase I — protein MKVLIVKTSSMGDVIHTFPAVEDASLNRPDVSFDWCVEEAFAGIVGLHPAIARIHTVAIRRWRKALFSGGTWREAAALRRTLRECRYDLVIDAQGLLKSALVARQAGAPIAGFDRSSAREPSATLFYDVTYAVPRELHAIERTRRLFGLALGYQPDLSTLDSGIVPPLGTLPGTIGKTAFLLHGTSREDKKWPVEDWIGTARLLVERGMIPVTTWSNEREKSVAEAIARAVPSTVVVPKSPLADIAGILGHSTLVIGADTGLTHLASAFGLPTVAVFLATEPGLTGPRGPYASTLLAAPGGRLAPAEVVEEAERLLELSRASAAKN, from the coding sequence ATGAAGGTCCTGATCGTCAAGACATCGTCAATGGGCGATGTCATCCACACCTTTCCGGCCGTCGAGGATGCCAGCCTGAACCGGCCGGACGTGTCCTTCGACTGGTGCGTCGAGGAGGCGTTCGCCGGCATCGTGGGGCTGCACCCGGCGATCGCGCGGATTCACACGGTCGCCATCCGGCGCTGGCGCAAGGCGCTGTTCAGTGGCGGCACCTGGCGCGAGGCAGCCGCGTTGCGCCGCACGTTGCGCGAATGCCGCTACGATCTGGTCATCGACGCGCAGGGCCTGCTGAAATCGGCCCTGGTGGCACGGCAGGCCGGCGCGCCGATCGCCGGCTTCGACCGTTCGAGCGCGCGCGAACCCTCGGCGACGCTGTTTTATGACGTCACCTACGCCGTGCCGCGCGAGCTGCACGCCATCGAGCGGACAAGGCGGCTGTTTGGGCTGGCGCTCGGCTATCAGCCCGATCTGTCGACGCTCGACTCCGGCATCGTGCCACCACTCGGCACTCTACCCGGCACCATCGGAAAAACCGCCTTCCTGCTGCACGGCACCAGCCGCGAGGACAAGAAATGGCCCGTCGAGGACTGGATCGGAACGGCCCGCCTGCTGGTCGAGCGCGGCATGATTCCGGTCACCACCTGGTCGAACGAACGTGAGAAGTCCGTGGCTGAAGCGATCGCCAGGGCCGTGCCGTCCACCGTCGTGGTGCCGAAATCGCCGCTGGCCGACATCGCCGGCATCCTCGGCCACTCGACGCTGGTCATCGGCGCCGACACCGGCCTGACCCACCTGGCCAGCGCCTTCGGCCTGCCGACGGTTGCCGTTTTTTTGGCGACGGAACCGGGTTTGACGGGTCCACGTGGGCCCTACGCGTCGACGCTGCTTGCCGCTCCTGGTGGGCGTTTGGCGCCGGCTGAGGTGGTGGAGGAGGCGGAGAGATTGCTGGAGCTTAGTCGGGCAAGCGCCGCCAAGAATTGA
- the waaF gene encoding lipopolysaccharide heptosyltransferase II: MAESPTILVIGPRWVGDMVMAQCLFSALKELHPNAAIDVLAPAWAAPLVKRMPEIRQQIDFPLKPGAFEFTHRRRFGRLLRGRYDMAYVLPGSWKSALIPFFARIPRRFGHLREMRYGLLTDVVPLPEALKRRTAQAYFSLARGGSFRAPHLTVDAGNQATLLHRFGLTRQGFVALMPGAEFGPAKRWPSESYAGLAREFMGKGLKVALFGSKNDRAVTAEIAALAPGAVDLAGQTRLEDAIDLIAAARLAVSNDSGLMHVAAGVGTPIVAVYGSTSPDNTPPLAERRELVWLHLSCSPCHQKVCPLGHLNCLKTLGVGQVAAAADRLLELPTAA; this comes from the coding sequence ATGGCTGAAAGCCCAACGATCCTCGTGATCGGCCCACGCTGGGTTGGCGACATGGTGATGGCGCAGTGCCTGTTCTCGGCGCTGAAGGAACTCCATCCCAACGCCGCGATCGACGTGCTGGCGCCGGCCTGGGCCGCGCCGCTGGTCAAGCGCATGCCTGAGATCCGCCAGCAGATCGACTTTCCGCTGAAGCCCGGCGCGTTCGAATTCACCCATCGCCGCCGCTTCGGCCGCCTGCTGCGCGGCCGCTACGACATGGCCTATGTCCTGCCCGGCAGCTGGAAGTCGGCGCTGATCCCATTCTTTGCCCGCATCCCGCGCCGTTTCGGCCATCTGCGCGAAATGCGCTACGGCCTTTTGACCGACGTCGTGCCGCTGCCGGAGGCCCTGAAACGGCGCACCGCGCAGGCCTATTTCAGCCTCGCCAGGGGCGGCAGTTTTCGCGCGCCTCATCTGACAGTGGATGCGGGCAACCAGGCCACTTTGCTCCACCGTTTCGGGCTGACCCGACAGGGATTTGTGGCCCTGATGCCTGGCGCCGAATTCGGCCCGGCCAAGCGTTGGCCGAGCGAAAGCTATGCCGGCCTGGCCCGCGAGTTCATGGGCAAGGGCTTGAAGGTCGCCCTGTTCGGCTCGAAGAACGACCGCGCCGTCACGGCGGAGATCGCGGCCCTGGCTCCCGGCGCCGTCGACCTCGCCGGCCAGACGCGGCTGGAGGACGCCATCGACCTGATCGCGGCGGCAAGGCTCGCCGTCTCCAACGACAGCGGGCTGATGCATGTCGCGGCGGGCGTCGGCACGCCGATCGTCGCCGTCTACGGCTCGACCTCGCCCGACAATACGCCACCGCTGGCGGAACGCCGCGAACTGGTCTGGCTTCACCTCTCCTGTTCGCCCTGCCACCAGAAGGTCTGTCCGCTCGGTCATCTCAACTGCCTGAAGACATTGGGAGTCGGCCAGGTCGCTGCGGCGGCGGACCGGCTGCTGGAACTTCCGACAGCGGCATGA
- the rfaD gene encoding ADP-glyceromanno-heptose 6-epimerase, producing MIIVTGGAGMIGSNIVAALNAEGHDDILVVDDLTDGHKIANLADLSIADYLDKDDFLPRLESGGLGRIEAVFHQGACSTTTEWNGKFMMEVNYAYSKRLLHQCLALRVPFLYASSASVYGGGSEFREEAELERPLNVYAYSKKLFDDYVRRTVFDTDHSPVAGLRYFNVYGPREAHKGAMASVAFHLFNQVEQGQNPKLFGAYDGFGPGEQSRDFIHVGDVADVNLWLWNRGSSGIFNCGTGRAQPFRAIAETVIDTLGNGEIEFIPFPDHLKGSYQSFTQADMSRLRAAGYNGQFRTVETGVRDYVEWLKAQRSS from the coding sequence ATGATCATCGTCACGGGCGGCGCCGGCATGATCGGCTCCAACATCGTCGCCGCGCTCAACGCCGAGGGCCATGACGACATCCTCGTCGTCGACGATCTCACCGACGGCCACAAGATCGCCAACCTCGCCGATCTCAGCATAGCCGACTACCTCGACAAGGATGACTTCCTGCCACGCCTGGAGTCCGGCGGGCTCGGCCGCATCGAGGCCGTCTTCCATCAGGGTGCCTGTTCGACCACCACGGAGTGGAACGGCAAATTCATGATGGAGGTGAACTACGCCTACTCGAAGCGGCTGCTGCATCAGTGTCTCGCGCTGCGCGTGCCCTTCCTCTACGCCTCTTCCGCATCCGTCTACGGTGGCGGGTCCGAGTTTCGCGAGGAAGCCGAGCTTGAGCGGCCGCTCAATGTCTACGCCTATTCCAAGAAACTGTTCGACGACTATGTCAGGCGCACCGTCTTCGACACGGATCATTCGCCTGTGGCCGGCTTGCGCTACTTCAACGTCTACGGACCGCGCGAGGCGCACAAGGGCGCGATGGCATCGGTTGCCTTCCATCTGTTCAACCAGGTCGAGCAAGGCCAGAACCCGAAACTGTTCGGCGCCTATGATGGCTTCGGACCCGGCGAGCAAAGCCGCGACTTCATCCATGTCGGCGATGTCGCGGACGTGAATCTGTGGCTTTGGAACCGCGGTTCGAGTGGCATTTTCAATTGCGGAACCGGCCGAGCCCAGCCTTTCCGTGCCATCGCGGAGACGGTCATCGACACGCTGGGCAACGGAGAGATCGAGTTCATCCCCTTTCCCGACCACCTCAAGGGCAGCTACCAGAGCTTTACGCAAGCTGATATGTCCCGTTTGCGCGCGGCCGGTTATAATGGCCAGTTCCGGACAGTGGAAACCGGTGTCAGAGACTATGTCGAATGGCTGAAAGCCCAACGATCCTCGTGA
- a CDS encoding type II toxin-antitoxin system Phd/YefM family antitoxin: MKHYPSTDLKQNLGDVLAAASQQPVSITRHNKPRYVLMSIEAYEARFANDSRRAYASEDAPSEHVEILEEYAAELDRD; this comes from the coding sequence ATGAAACACTATCCATCGACCGATCTGAAACAGAATCTCGGCGACGTGCTTGCGGCCGCCAGCCAGCAGCCCGTCTCCATCACTCGTCACAACAAGCCGAGATACGTCCTGATGAGCATCGAGGCTTACGAAGCTCGATTCGCCAACGACAGCCGGCGCGCTTATGCGTCGGAGGATGCACCATCCGAACATGTCGAGATACTCGAAGAGTACGCCGCGGAACTGGACCGTGATTAA
- a CDS encoding LysE family translocator → MPSTELLIAFFATTAIFAYIPGPAMLYAAAQTMARGRWSGLTAALGIHLGGYVHVFAAAAGLSVLFHAVPPLYMAVKLVGALYLIWLGVSLFRKRVEGDVALPAIERKSARRAFFESITVEVLNPKTAIFFMAFLPQFIDASSAFPVWLQFVILGTIVNLMFSSADIVCVFLAGLVIGRLRRSSRAQRLMQRAGGAVLVGLGVHVALQKS, encoded by the coding sequence ATGCCGTCGACCGAATTGCTCATCGCATTTTTCGCCACGACGGCGATCTTCGCCTATATCCCAGGTCCGGCCATGCTTTATGCCGCGGCGCAGACGATGGCGCGTGGGCGCTGGTCAGGCCTGACGGCCGCACTCGGCATTCATCTTGGCGGCTACGTGCATGTCTTTGCCGCCGCCGCCGGCCTGTCGGTGCTGTTCCACGCCGTGCCGCCGCTCTACATGGCGGTCAAGCTCGTCGGCGCGCTCTATCTGATCTGGCTCGGTGTCTCGCTATTCCGCAAGCGCGTCGAGGGCGACGTGGCACTGCCCGCCATCGAGCGCAAATCGGCGCGCCGGGCTTTTTTCGAAAGCATCACCGTCGAGGTGCTCAATCCGAAGACCGCGATCTTCTTCATGGCGTTCCTGCCGCAGTTCATCGACGCCTCGTCGGCCTTCCCGGTCTGGCTGCAATTCGTCATACTGGGTACTATCGTCAACCTGATGTTCTCGTCGGCCGACATTGTCTGCGTGTTCCTGGCCGGCCTCGTGATCGGCCGGCTGCGGCGTTCGAGCCGGGCGCAGCGCCTGATGCAGCGGGCCGGTGGTGCGGTGCTGGTCGGGCTCGGCGTCCACGTCGCCCTGCAGAAGAGCTGA
- the rfaE1 gene encoding D-glycero-beta-D-manno-heptose-7-phosphate kinase, translated as MIKHNPPSPEPLHRAIARFGDVAVLVVGDIILDRFVNGVIERISPEAPIPVLHGRGETSAMGGAGNVVANIISLGARAIPVSVMGTDTAGDSLLRMLGELGADTAGLAQQGGRMTSSKSRFSALNQQVLRFDEEEIKPLGETERAGLIRHFRAALAAADIVILSDYGKGILLDGVAAELIAICREAGKPVLVDPKGRDYARYAGATAITPNRKELGEAVGHPVFADDEIVAAARELISAHGFDFVVATRSEKGMSVVGPDEASHIATQAREVFDVSGAGDTVIATFALALASGADPVAAASIANAAGGVVVGKRGTARLTVEELTGALLRSHGPTAHKDAILDAASAARMVAAWKEEGLSVGFTNGCFDILHAGHVSLLHAARSQCDRLVLGLNSDASVRRLKGPGRPVNDQHDRACVLAALASVDAVVVFEEDTPLALIEALLPDILVKGADYTIETVVGADVVQKAGGRVVLVDLVAGKSTTGTIGKLRAGGSTN; from the coding sequence ATGATCAAGCACAATCCGCCTTCACCCGAACCCCTGCACCGCGCCATTGCGCGCTTTGGCGACGTCGCCGTGCTGGTGGTCGGCGACATCATCCTCGACCGCTTCGTCAACGGCGTCATCGAGCGCATTTCTCCGGAAGCGCCGATCCCGGTGCTGCACGGGCGCGGCGAGACCTCGGCGATGGGCGGCGCCGGCAATGTCGTGGCCAACATCATCTCGCTCGGCGCGCGCGCCATTCCGGTTTCGGTGATGGGCACCGACACGGCCGGCGACAGCCTGTTGCGGATGCTTGGCGAGCTTGGCGCCGACACGGCGGGCCTGGCGCAGCAGGGTGGCCGCATGACCTCGTCGAAAAGCCGTTTCAGCGCACTCAACCAGCAGGTGCTGCGTTTCGACGAAGAAGAGATCAAGCCGCTCGGCGAAACGGAGCGGGCCGGTTTGATCCGGCATTTTCGCGCCGCGCTCGCGGCGGCCGACATCGTCATCCTGTCCGATTACGGCAAGGGCATCCTGCTTGATGGCGTCGCCGCCGAACTGATCGCCATCTGCCGCGAGGCGGGCAAACCGGTACTGGTCGACCCGAAGGGCAGGGACTATGCGCGCTATGCGGGCGCGACCGCCATCACCCCCAATCGCAAGGAGCTTGGCGAGGCCGTCGGCCATCCGGTGTTCGCCGATGACGAGATCGTCGCGGCGGCCCGTGAGCTGATCTCGGCGCACGGCTTCGACTTTGTCGTCGCCACACGCAGCGAAAAAGGCATGAGCGTCGTCGGCCCGGATGAGGCCAGCCACATCGCCACCCAGGCGCGCGAAGTGTTCGACGTCTCGGGCGCGGGCGATACGGTCATTGCAACGTTCGCGCTGGCGCTCGCTTCGGGTGCCGATCCCGTCGCGGCGGCCTCGATCGCCAATGCCGCCGGCGGGGTTGTTGTGGGAAAACGCGGCACCGCGCGGCTGACGGTCGAGGAGCTCACCGGCGCGCTGTTGCGCTCGCATGGACCGACCGCCCACAAGGACGCCATCCTCGATGCCGCGTCGGCCGCGCGCATGGTGGCGGCCTGGAAGGAAGAGGGCCTGAGCGTCGGCTTCACCAATGGCTGTTTCGACATCCTGCATGCCGGCCATGTCAGCCTCTTGCACGCGGCGCGCAGCCAGTGCGACCGGCTGGTGCTTGGCTTGAACAGCGATGCCTCGGTGCGGCGGCTGAAGGGGCCGGGCCGTCCGGTCAACGACCAGCATGACCGCGCCTGCGTGCTCGCGGCCCTGGCTTCGGTCGATGCTGTCGTGGTGTTCGAGGAGGATACGCCGCTGGCGCTGATCGAGGCGCTTCTGCCCGACATACTGGTCAAGGGCGCGGACTACACGATCGAGACGGTGGTGGGCGCCGATGTGGTGCAGAAGGCCGGCGGACGCGTCGTGCTGGTCGATCTCGTCGCCGGCAAGAGCACGACCGGCACCATCGGAAAACTGCGCGCGGGCGGCAGCACCAACTGA
- a CDS encoding D-sedoheptulose-7-phosphate isomerase, translated as MSELNDYLVRSAAAITAMVERDLTGEMERAASAVVTALSSGKAFLIAGNGGSASDAIHIAGELVGRFLKERKAYNVIALPANAAVLTAWGNDYGFDTVFSRQVEAHGSAGGVLLAISTSGNSPSILAAAEQARMMDMTVIGLTGDTGGKLKPLCDILLNVPSTSTPIIQQGHLCLYHHLCEVVETRLHNG; from the coding sequence ATGTCTGAACTGAATGACTATCTGGTCCGCTCGGCGGCCGCGATCACGGCGATGGTCGAGCGTGACCTGACAGGCGAGATGGAACGCGCGGCGAGCGCCGTGGTGACGGCGCTTTCGTCGGGCAAGGCCTTCCTGATCGCCGGCAATGGCGGGTCGGCCAGCGATGCCATCCACATAGCCGGCGAACTCGTCGGCCGTTTCCTGAAGGAGCGCAAGGCCTACAATGTCATAGCACTGCCAGCCAACGCGGCGGTGCTGACCGCATGGGGCAATGATTATGGCTTCGACACGGTGTTTTCGCGCCAGGTCGAGGCGCATGGCTCGGCCGGCGGCGTGCTTCTGGCGATCTCGACCAGCGGCAATTCTCCGAGCATTCTCGCCGCCGCCGAACAGGCGCGGATGATGGACATGACGGTGATCGGCCTGACCGGCGACACCGGCGGCAAGCTCAAGCCGCTGTGCGATATACTGCTCAACGTGCCCTCGACCTCGACGCCGATCATCCAGCAGGGGCATCTGTGCCTCTACCACCATCTGTGCGAGGTGGTCGAAACGCGCCTGCACAATGGCTGA
- the gmhB gene encoding D-glycero-beta-D-manno-heptose 1,7-bisphosphate 7-phosphatase, producing MADGVSHPLVEPGVWIERIGDRFFPRHVPALFLDRDGTINIDTDYPSDPGEIELRRQMLPAIAAANEAGIPVVVVTNQSGIARGYFGWSVFAAVNGRVLDLLHDRGVFVDMVLACAYHEAGVGPLGVSDHPMRKPNPGMLVEAAKRLGIDLERSLIVGDKLADMQAGKRAGLSQGWLVDGEAAAQAGFAIRPLRDGSDLGGLLAAIEMLGRDNRS from the coding sequence ATGGCTGACGGGGTATCGCACCCGCTGGTCGAGCCGGGTGTGTGGATCGAGCGGATCGGCGACCGGTTTTTTCCGCGGCACGTGCCGGCGCTGTTCCTCGACCGCGATGGCACCATCAACATCGATACCGACTATCCCAGCGATCCGGGCGAGATCGAGCTCAGGCGGCAGATGCTGCCGGCGATCGCAGCCGCGAACGAGGCCGGGATTCCAGTTGTCGTGGTCACCAACCAGTCCGGCATAGCGCGCGGCTATTTCGGCTGGAGCGTCTTTGCCGCGGTGAACGGCCGCGTCCTCGATCTGCTGCACGACCGGGGCGTGTTCGTCGACATGGTGCTTGCCTGCGCCTACCACGAGGCGGGTGTCGGGCCATTGGGCGTATCGGATCATCCGATGCGCAAGCCCAATCCGGGCATGCTGGTCGAGGCTGCCAAGCGCCTCGGCATTGATCTTGAGCGGTCCCTGATCGTCGGCGACAAGCTGGCCGACATGCAGGCGGGAAAGCGTGCTGGCCTGTCGCAAGGCTGGCTGGTCGACGGCGAGGCGGCGGCTCAGGCCGGTTTCGCCATCAGGCCCCTGCGCGACGGCAGCGACCTCGGTGGCCTGCTCGCAGCCATCGAAATGCTCGGCCGGGACAACAGGTCCTGA
- a CDS encoding glycosyltransferase family 2 protein — MTRFASPVSALIICVDEADMIGPCLESIDFCAEIIVVDSGSTDGTVECVKGYIAKGYPIKLLHNDWPGFPRQRQFSLDHATQPWCLSIDPDERVDDQLRQSIVAITQAADNKVSGWYIRRRDWLKGYGYAHRWVLHNRLMRLFRREGATMDLTARVHEAFHVPGETGTIEKGVLLHRREISVEEDLARANAYSGLKAVTLVEKGKKPGLVRLVLSPFGNFLKFYLAKRYFLCGRHGFVYSMSVMIYSFATEAKLYEASERNDPV, encoded by the coding sequence ATGACTCGATTTGCAAGCCCGGTCTCGGCGCTTATCATTTGCGTGGACGAAGCCGACATGATCGGCCCGTGTCTGGAAAGCATCGATTTCTGCGCCGAGATCATCGTCGTCGATTCCGGCTCGACCGACGGCACTGTCGAATGCGTGAAAGGCTATATCGCCAAGGGCTACCCGATAAAGCTGCTGCACAATGACTGGCCGGGCTTTCCCCGTCAGCGGCAATTCTCGCTCGACCATGCTACGCAGCCCTGGTGTCTTTCGATCGACCCGGACGAGCGCGTCGATGACCAGCTGCGACAGTCGATCGTGGCCATCACGCAGGCGGCCGACAACAAGGTCAGCGGCTGGTACATCCGCCGCCGCGATTGGCTGAAGGGCTACGGCTATGCGCACCGCTGGGTACTGCACAACAGGCTGATGCGGCTTTTCCGCCGGGAAGGCGCCACCATGGATCTCACCGCGCGGGTGCATGAAGCCTTCCACGTGCCGGGCGAGACCGGCACGATCGAAAAGGGTGTCCTGCTGCATCGCCGCGAAATATCGGTCGAGGAGGATCTCGCCCGGGCCAACGCCTATTCCGGCCTCAAGGCCGTCACGCTGGTCGAGAAGGGCAAGAAGCCCGGCCTGGTGCGGCTGGTGCTGTCGCCGTTCGGCAACTTCCTGAAATTCTACCTGGCCAAGCGCTACTTCCTGTGCGGTCGGCACGGTTTCGTCTACTCGATGTCGGTGATGATCTATTCCTTCGCCACCGAAGCCAAGCTTTACGAAGCCTCGGAACGCAACGATCCTGTATGA
- a CDS encoding Lrp/AsnC family transcriptional regulator — protein sequence MPLKADLDAIDWKILRELQADGRMTNVELSNRVGISAPPCLRRVKRLEEAGIIRGYRALLNAPALGLDVVAFCLVGLHHQADAELRTFAERTRGWPIVRDAWMVSGESDFLLHCVASDLGAFQTFVIEELTSTPNVDTVRTALTIRRVKDEGLVSFERP from the coding sequence ATGCCCCTGAAAGCCGACCTCGACGCCATCGACTGGAAGATCCTGCGCGAATTGCAGGCCGACGGACGCATGACCAATGTCGAGTTGTCGAACCGCGTTGGCATTTCCGCCCCGCCCTGCCTGCGCCGGGTCAAGCGGCTGGAGGAAGCTGGCATCATCCGCGGCTACCGCGCGCTGCTCAACGCCCCGGCGCTCGGCCTCGACGTCGTCGCCTTCTGCCTAGTCGGACTGCATCATCAGGCCGATGCCGAACTGCGCACCTTCGCCGAGCGCACGCGCGGCTGGCCGATCGTGCGCGATGCCTGGATGGTTTCGGGCGAATCCGATTTCCTGCTGCACTGCGTGGCAAGCGACCTCGGTGCCTTCCAGACGTTCGTCATCGAGGAACTGACCTCGACGCCGAATGTCGACACGGTGCGCACCGCGCTCACCATCCGCCGTGTCAAGGATGAAGGCCTGGTCTCCTTCGAGCGCCCCTGA
- the trxB gene encoding thioredoxin-disulfide reductase translates to MTTKHAPVLIIGSGPAGYTAAVYAARAMLKPMLVAGLQQGGQLMITTDVENYPGFADPIQGPWLMEQMLKQAEHVGTDIINDIITEVDLNVRPFRAKGDSGTTYTADALIIATGAQAKWLGIPTEQDFMGFGVSACATCDGFFYRGKDVAVVGGGNSAVEEALYLSNLAKSVTVIHRRSDFRAERILRERLLQKENVRVIWDTIVDEITGRPGKAPLPPSVEGLKLKHAVTGAESHLKVDGVFVAIGHAPAVELFVGKLKQKPNGYLWTAPDSTRTDVPGVFAAGDVTDDVYRQAVTAAGLGCMAALEAEKYLAGIEVHREAAE, encoded by the coding sequence ATGACCACCAAGCACGCGCCTGTTCTCATCATCGGTTCCGGCCCTGCCGGCTATACCGCGGCTGTCTACGCCGCGCGCGCCATGCTGAAGCCGATGCTCGTCGCCGGCCTGCAGCAGGGCGGCCAGCTGATGATCACCACCGATGTCGAGAACTATCCCGGTTTCGCCGACCCGATCCAGGGCCCGTGGCTGATGGAACAGATGCTCAAGCAGGCCGAGCATGTCGGCACCGACATCATCAACGACATCATCACCGAGGTCGACCTCAACGTGCGGCCGTTCCGCGCCAAGGGCGATTCCGGCACGACCTACACCGCCGACGCGCTGATCATCGCCACCGGCGCGCAGGCCAAGTGGCTGGGCATTCCGACCGAGCAGGATTTCATGGGCTTCGGCGTCTCGGCCTGTGCCACCTGCGATGGCTTCTTCTATCGCGGCAAGGATGTCGCTGTGGTCGGTGGCGGCAATTCGGCGGTGGAGGAAGCGCTCTATCTGTCGAATCTCGCCAAGAGCGTGACGGTCATCCATCGGCGCAGCGACTTCCGCGCCGAGCGCATCCTGCGCGAGCGGCTGTTGCAGAAGGAGAATGTCCGCGTCATCTGGGACACGATCGTCGACGAGATCACCGGCCGTCCCGGCAAGGCGCCGCTGCCGCCTTCAGTCGAGGGGCTGAAGCTCAAGCATGCGGTGACAGGCGCCGAAAGCCACCTCAAGGTGGATGGTGTGTTCGTGGCGATCGGCCACGCACCGGCCGTCGAACTGTTCGTCGGCAAGCTGAAGCAGAAGCCGAACGGCTACCTCTGGACGGCACCGGATTCGACCCGCACCGACGTGCCCGGCGTGTTCGCCGCCGGCGACGTGACCGACGATGTCTATCGCCAGGCGGTGACGGCGGCGGGGCTTGGCTGCATGGCCGCGCTCGAGGCGGAAAAGTATCTGGCCGGCATCGAGGTGCATCGCGAAGCAGCGGAATAA